The genomic interval TTGAACTCTGTGATTTTGTCGTAAATAATGATATACAAGGCAAGGTTCATTTCAAGCATTGCCTGCCTGCTCTCCATCTCCACTAATACTTTTTGGAGGTCAGCTacgttgaagaaaaaaaaaaaactaatatcaaGCAATATACAACTTGTTATATTCGCTTTAAGTCATTTAACTGAAAACGACgtacactaaaagaaaaaaagatcttaATAAGAAATATCTAattcctttgttgtttttgtttgacggagaaacaataaacaataggATAATTTTTTCGCCATTGGTTGGCATCTTTCAAGCTTACATTGCTTTGTGCTCCTGAATAGCTATGTTTTCAGtacgagggaaagaaaaggaaaaattacttGTAAACCCGCACATAAATTGATCCGGTTGTTTCCATGACACCCAAATGATTCTAAAATCTATATTACTTGTACTCATATACTCGTGACTATACATTTgtaactatttatctatttactcttACTTGTTATGTTTTCCTATCATCATTCCCTTAAATTCAAGAGGCACAAGATTATTCCATCGGCAGGTGAACATTGCATCGGGATACTTTACTTTCCATCATTCATATTTGTAGCTTTGCATTTGTAGCTCTTGCTTATTTTGTCTTCATTGCACCACCACTTcacttgctttctttcctccatccgcAGGTGACCGCCGGTTTAGGCCGTTTGACCTGGAGACTTACGAGCGAATACAAGGTTGGTATTGAGGCTGTCGATGGTAACCTCATTCCGTAGAGAGAGAAACCCAGTAATTGCTGTTCTTTTGCATCGGCGGTCGTAGTTGGAGTTATTATTATGGTGGTATTGGCACATGGAGAAGAGTGATCATGAACAATGTTGAATAATCTGCTGGACTCACattattgtgtttgtgtttcccaTCAATAGTATGCCCTCTGATCTGCTGATGGGTTCCTAACAAAGCCTGCCTGTTGATAGAGTTTTATGATATGAGATGACATATGAGTGAGGGAAAGCTAAACACAATGAAAGTTGGTGCGGTAGGTTACTagacgatgaggaagaaaatattaatgtgtAGAGTCAAAGTTTCCTTATAGAGATCAGACAAGCTCTCAATTAGGGCAAAGTTTTCCAAGTTTTTACTCCCATTATAGCTTAGAGATATAGTCGAAGTAAATGCATAAAACTCGCACATATTATATCTTTTCTGCGTCTGACCACGAGTTTCCCTTCCGCAGCTGCGAAAGAGAGGCACATCCACCTGACGCTGCAGGTCGCTGACACCCACGTGCAGCTCTTCATCAATGACGTTCTCGTAAGCAGCTGAATAAATCCGCTTACACACAATATCCAACCACTGTTAATTTTGCTGTGAATGTTGTGTATGTCCAGACAAATGTCCCTACCATCCACTTTGCTATGAATATTAACAAGACAGCAAATACGTTGAAATAAGCTACTCGTATAAATAAGTTAGGTATCTTTGGGTAGACTAGTATATGAAAAGTAGATTTTAGTTCACTAATTGGTTCCTCTCATACATTATCAAAATACGAACATGATTTTTTAGGAGTATGAAGTCAAAGGGAAGAGACCGTCGAGGGTAAGTCCAGGGTCGACGCATTCCGGCGTGCACGTGTTGGTGGTGCACGAGTCTCGCGGCCATCTCATGATGGCCCAGCACTTCGTGACGCACCAGCCCGCAGAACATCGGCGGTTGCGGCAGTGCCTGGCCACGGTGCAGCGCGGCAGGGTGGTTGTGCTGCTGGGGGCGGTGAGGGCAGCTgtgaggttgagagagagagagagagagagagagagagagagagagagagagagagagagagagagagagagagagatgtaagaaaagaaaatagtttgaATGCAGGACAATTCatatagtgaaaagaaaagaaaactcatgAATATAATTACTATAATCTTAGAAAAGTTTTAGGCATGATTATTAGTACAGAGGCTTCATTGTAATGACTGAACACATTAATCATAATGCATGTTAGACTGCcatatttttctcatctttctccccttcGGTCTTGTTCTCCTTCAGCCGGAGTGGATAATGTTCCTGAGCCAAGAGGCGGAGGGCGCCCTCACAACACTGGGGTCAAAATGGGCTTCGCGTGTTACTCAGGGTGAGACATGGGCGTGGGTGGGCGTGCTGGGAGGAACCACCCTGGGCGAGGCTGTCACCACGAGGCGGCGGGAGCAATACCCTTCGTGTAACCTGCTGTTGGACGTGTTCGTGGCGAAGACTCGGGAGTCAGGCAGGTGAACTTTAGGGTAGTGTGTGCAGCGCTGGGTGCCGTTCATGTCAGTGTGTGGTGCGACGCTGTGAAAGTCAGGATTTGTGAGAGGAAGACTGAAGACTGTATCGTGTCTGAGGGAGACATGGAATTATGAAGAGCAAAGGACAGGTTCTCTATTACTACAGAAATTGGCAGAGACTAATAAGCTGTCCGAAacagtgaggaaaaaataacctTGATAAACGAGATGAAGGTGATGATAAATACCTTGAATTTAGTAACCTTAAGAAGTATATTACTTACTagacttttacttttatttgtacTTAGGCCTACCTAAAATGATATTTGATTGTTATTATCCTTGATTTGCTTTTCCGTTGAGGTTTGAATAATGAAGTATCGTATTAGAAGAGGAAATGTAAGATTCTTTCATCAACATGCACAGTTATTGTTACACGATGAGTATTAAATTCAAATGTAAGATGCTTCACCGTATTTTTTGCTAATATGGCTTTTTATGGTGGTAGAAAGAGACACATGTACAAGCGATGATAAGGTGGAATAATGAACGTTTCTCTTCCCAACAGCAGGTGTGCGTGGTACGATGTCCCAGGCATGCAGCGCCAGGCTACTTTCTGTGAGCAATATGAAGGTTATGGCGACTTGTGTGCCTGCGAGCAGCCCTTCTTCCCTGAGACACGGAAACTGCAGGTAAAGGTTCATTGTAGAGATAACTAAGCGCATTACATATTcatatatcttcatttttttttatttataccatatgggcttttcatgggaatttctggactaaaggggatatctcaaagcccacccgctaggaaaccgttgccccgagtgaggaagcccaacctacactcgtaccgtggacaggattcaaacccgtgcgcttggagacatctcggaccccaaagcacgcatggttccactgattACATTGCAGAATTCAATGATGTTTTTGTATAAGGACTGCATGAAGACCTTTGCGAAACTAATAATCACTTAATAACCCTTAACATtacaactcctcttcctcctccttcggcaGAAAGCCATTACGATGCACGAGAAAATCCCCGTCGTGGTGGTGACCGCCACTAAGCCTTATTACTTATACAGGTGAGTCTCGCGTCCCTTCCTTCTGTGTGTACATAACAGTGCTCGGCTTGTTCTTACTTCCGGATAGAAAACAGTATTTTTTTCGATATATGACTTTATTCTATGGTGATATATTGATGTTTGTATACTTACTTATCTATCCACATTTCTGTTTGCCtgtttatctctatttatctatctatctacgtatctatctgcatatctatctatctatctacctatctgtatAAAACGGCCTGGCTATCCATCTTTCCATCTGtatgtctttttcttcacctgtCTGTTTTGTCCAACTATCTATAAATTTTGCATGGCGTTTCATTTCTTCTGCCAGACTCCTCCGTCAGCTGTTCACGCAGGCGGGAGCGTGGCAGACGGACATGTTGCTGGTGGTAGACGGCGCCCATCAGGAGACACTGTCCCTGGCGGGCGTGCTGGGCGTGGCCTCACTGGTGCACCGCCCGGAAAGTGTCAAGAGGAACCGCACCAACGCCAACATTCGCTTCGCTTTACAGAGTGTGTTCCGGCACTTCCCCGCCGCGGACAAGGCCATCTTACTGGAGGACGACCTGCTTCTCTCCCCGGACTTCCTCAGGTCAGACTGTGGTATCATTTTTAAGGGAATTCTTGGTGCCTTATACTGGTGCATGGAGAACA from Portunus trituberculatus isolate SZX2019 chromosome 47, ASM1759143v1, whole genome shotgun sequence carries:
- the LOC123520744 gene encoding protein O-linked-mannose beta-1,2-N-acetylglucosaminyltransferase 1-like, with product MVWAGTLAVVVMVIVVVVRGEASVKWRNISRDRRFRPFDLETYERIQAAKERHIHLTLQVADTHVQLFINDVLEYEVKGKRPSRVSPGSTHSGVHVLVVHESRGHLMMAQHFVTHQPAEHRRLRQCLATVQRGRVVVLLGAPEWIMFLSQEAEGALTTLGSKWASRVTQGETWAWVGVLGGTTLGEAVTTRRREQYPSCNLLLDVFVAKTRESGSRCAWYDVPGMQRQATFCEQYEGYGDLCACEQPFFPETRKLQKAITMHEKIPVVVVTATKPYYLYRLLRQLFTQAGAWQTDMLLVVDGAHQETLSLAGVLGVASLVHRPESVKRNRTNANIRFALQSVFRHFPAADKAILLEDDLLLSPDFLRFFHQVAPLLDRDPTVSCINAFNSNSFPDTAKDPRVLLRARSYPMYGWLASRAYATEITRNWVPEGTGDWDLWLTGERLRKGRDVVSPEVSRTFHAGSSGVHVNGFEQEIYFNRMIYNHDPEVTVGEVDLTVRAKYDELLQRALKTAQSLTPPSRDLCNMTWVPRNSPRPLAIYLYAEDSTDKYHTYEIFLMCFRTYDISTREIYRGVMRLRWGHSVVYLVGCPYSPFCVYSLEKKAYLPSVAELQRAGNFRDDWEMTQVTNNHRLARDPSRPSNLDLTNVLNSGKTQGSSRDA